One stretch of Streptomyces sp. NBC_01363 DNA includes these proteins:
- a CDS encoding NADH-quinone oxidoreductase subunit G, whose product MTVTTSAPSGGGEAAIPPEDLVTLTIDGIEISVPKGTLVIRAAELLGIEIPRFCDHPLLDPVGACRQCIVEVEGQRKPMASCTITCTDGMVVRSQLTSPVAEKAQKGVMELLLINHPLDCPVCDKGGECPLQNQAMSHGGSDSRFDGKKRTFEKPVPISTQVLLDRERCVLCARCTRFSNQVAGDPMIELLERGALQQVGTGEGDPFESYFSGNTIQICPVGALTSAAYRFRSRPFDLVSSPSVCEHCAGGCATRTDHRRGKVMRRLAANDPEVNEEWVCDKGRFGFRYAQQRDRLTTPLVRNADGVLEPASWPEALAAAAAGLSAARGRTGVLTGGRLTVEDAYAYSKFARVALDTNDIDFRARVHSSEEADFLAARVAGRGRDLDGAGVTYTSLEKAPTVLLVGFESEEEAPGVFLRLRKANRKHGQRTFAVASHATRGLEKAGGTLLPAAPGTETEWLDAIAGGVGLDGDGAAAAEALRGEGAVIVVGERLAAVPGGLTAAVRTATATGAALVWIPRRAGERGAVEAGALPSLLPGGRPATDPRARDEVAAAWGVAELPSRFGRDTGQIVEAAATGELGALLVAGVETVDLPDPARALEALDQVGFLVSLELRPSEVTERADVVFPVAAVAEKSGTFLNWEGRARMFEAALKPEQMTRTPAPGDARVLHMLADAMGRVTGADGAGRFALPDLKSVRRELDRLGGWTGAHATEPDEPAQPLPRPGDGEAVLAGHRMLLDLGRLQEGDEALAGTRHAAVARLSATTAAETGVKDGDLLAVTGPAGSVAFPLKVTDMPDRVVWVPLNSVGRGVPADTGARPGGLVRIGPAAPGTPDVTPEVGA is encoded by the coding sequence ATGACAGTCACCACGAGTGCGCCCTCCGGGGGCGGCGAGGCGGCCATCCCGCCCGAGGACCTGGTCACGCTGACCATCGACGGCATCGAGATCAGCGTGCCCAAGGGCACCCTGGTCATCCGGGCCGCCGAACTCCTCGGCATCGAGATCCCGCGCTTCTGCGACCACCCGCTCCTCGACCCGGTCGGCGCCTGCCGCCAGTGCATCGTCGAGGTCGAGGGCCAGCGCAAGCCGATGGCGTCCTGCACCATCACCTGCACCGACGGCATGGTGGTGAGGTCGCAGCTCACCTCGCCGGTCGCCGAGAAGGCCCAGAAGGGTGTGATGGAGCTGCTGCTCATCAACCACCCGCTGGACTGCCCGGTCTGCGACAAGGGCGGCGAGTGCCCGCTGCAGAACCAGGCGATGTCGCACGGCGGCTCCGACTCCCGCTTCGACGGCAAGAAGCGGACCTTCGAGAAGCCCGTCCCGATCTCCACCCAGGTGCTGCTGGACCGTGAGCGGTGCGTGCTCTGCGCGCGCTGCACCCGGTTCTCCAACCAGGTGGCGGGCGACCCGATGATCGAGCTCCTGGAGCGCGGTGCGCTCCAGCAGGTCGGTACGGGCGAGGGCGACCCCTTCGAGTCGTACTTCTCCGGGAACACCATCCAGATCTGCCCGGTCGGGGCACTGACCTCGGCGGCGTACCGGTTCCGCTCCCGGCCCTTCGACCTGGTGTCCTCGCCGTCGGTGTGCGAGCACTGCGCGGGCGGCTGCGCGACCCGCACCGACCACCGGCGCGGCAAGGTCATGCGGCGGCTCGCCGCCAACGACCCCGAGGTCAACGAGGAGTGGGTCTGCGACAAGGGCCGCTTCGGCTTCCGCTACGCACAGCAGCGGGACCGGCTCACCACTCCGCTGGTGCGCAACGCGGACGGCGTCCTGGAACCGGCGAGCTGGCCCGAGGCGCTGGCCGCCGCGGCCGCCGGCCTCTCCGCCGCGCGCGGCCGGACGGGCGTGCTCACCGGCGGCCGGCTGACCGTCGAGGACGCCTACGCGTACAGCAAGTTCGCCCGGGTCGCGCTGGACACCAACGACATCGACTTCCGGGCCCGGGTCCACAGCAGCGAGGAGGCCGACTTCCTGGCCGCCCGCGTGGCCGGGCGTGGCCGGGACCTGGACGGCGCGGGTGTCACGTACACCTCGCTGGAGAAGGCCCCGACGGTGCTGCTGGTCGGGTTCGAGTCGGAGGAGGAGGCGCCCGGCGTCTTCCTGCGGCTGCGCAAGGCGAACCGCAAGCACGGACAGCGCACCTTCGCGGTCGCCTCGCACGCCACCCGCGGCCTGGAGAAGGCGGGCGGCACGCTGCTTCCCGCCGCCCCCGGCACCGAGACCGAGTGGCTGGACGCCATCGCGGGCGGTGTCGGGCTCGACGGCGACGGAGCCGCGGCGGCCGAGGCGCTGCGCGGCGAGGGCGCCGTGATCGTGGTCGGTGAGCGGCTGGCCGCGGTGCCGGGCGGGCTCACCGCCGCGGTACGGACGGCCACCGCGACCGGGGCCGCGCTGGTGTGGATCCCGCGCCGGGCCGGCGAGCGCGGCGCGGTGGAGGCGGGCGCGCTGCCGTCGCTGCTGCCCGGTGGCCGTCCGGCGACCGACCCGCGGGCCAGGGACGAGGTGGCGGCCGCCTGGGGCGTCGCCGAACTTCCGTCCCGCTTCGGCCGCGACACCGGCCAGATCGTCGAGGCCGCGGCCACCGGCGAACTGGGCGCGCTGCTCGTCGCCGGGGTCGAGACCGTGGACCTGCCGGACCCGGCACGGGCCCTGGAGGCACTGGACCAGGTCGGCTTCCTGGTCTCGCTGGAGCTGCGGCCGAGCGAGGTCACCGAGCGCGCCGATGTGGTCTTCCCGGTCGCCGCGGTGGCCGAGAAGTCCGGCACCTTCCTCAACTGGGAGGGCAGGGCGCGGATGTTCGAGGCGGCGCTGAAGCCCGAGCAGATGACGCGCACGCCCGCGCCGGGCGATGCCCGGGTGCTGCACATGCTGGCCGACGCGATGGGCCGCGTCACCGGCGCCGACGGAGCCGGTCGCTTCGCGCTGCCGGACCTGAAGTCCGTACGCCGTGAGCTGGACCGGCTCGGCGGCTGGACCGGGGCGCACGCCACCGAACCGGACGAGCCGGCGCAGCCGCTGCCCAGGCCCGGCGACGGCGAGGCGGTCCTCGCGGGCCACCGGATGCTGCTCGACCTGGGCCGGCTCCAGGAGGGCGACGAGGCGCTGGCCGGCACCCGGCACGCCGCGGTCGCCCGGCTGTCCGCGACCACCGCGGCCGAGACGGGTGTGAAGGACGGCGATCTGCTGGCCGTCACCGGTCCGGCGGGCAGCGTCGCATTCCCGTTGAAGGTCACCGACATGCCGGACCGGGTGGTCTGGGTGCCGCTGAACTCCGTCGGGCGGGGCGTCCCGGCCGACACCGGCGCCCGGCCCGGCGGTCTGGTCCGGATCGGCCCCGCCGCACCGGGTACTCCCGACGTCACACCGGAGGTGGGGGCGTGA
- the nuoF gene encoding NADH-quinone oxidoreductase subunit NuoF, with amino-acid sequence MTLATEINDNGSGNGNGGSPEKLLTPVLSAFWDQPESWTLETYRRHEGYEGLRKALAMSPDDLIAYVKDSGLRGRGGAGFPTGMKWQFIPQGDGKPHYLVVNADESEPGTCKDIPLLFANPHSLIEGIVIACYAIRSSHAFIYLRGEVVPVLRRLHEAVREAYEADYLGTNILGSGLDLELTVHAGAGAYICGEETALLDSLEGRRGQPRLRPPFPAVAGLYACPTVVNNVESIASVPAILNRGKDWFKSMGSEKSPGFTLYSLSGHVAGPGQYEAPLGITLRQLLDMSGGMRPGHRLKFWTPGGSSTPMFTDEHLDVPLDYEGVGAAGSMLGTKALQCFDETTCVVRAVTRWTEFYAHESCGKCTPCREGTYWLVQLLRDIEAGKGQMADLDKLNDIADNINGKSFCALGDGAASPIFSSLKYFREEYEQHITGKGCPFDPARSTVWADDKNAHQGVNA; translated from the coding sequence ATGACGTTGGCGACCGAGATCAACGACAATGGAAGCGGCAACGGAAACGGGGGCAGCCCCGAGAAACTGCTCACCCCCGTCCTCTCCGCCTTCTGGGACCAGCCGGAATCCTGGACCCTGGAGACCTACCGGCGCCATGAGGGATACGAGGGACTGCGCAAGGCCCTCGCCATGTCACCGGACGACCTCATCGCCTACGTCAAGGACTCCGGCCTGCGCGGCCGCGGCGGTGCGGGCTTCCCCACCGGGATGAAGTGGCAGTTCATCCCGCAGGGCGACGGCAAACCGCACTATCTAGTTGTCAACGCCGACGAATCGGAACCGGGCACCTGCAAGGACATCCCGCTCCTGTTCGCCAACCCGCACAGCCTCATCGAGGGCATCGTGATCGCCTGTTACGCGATCCGTTCGTCGCACGCGTTCATCTACTTGCGCGGTGAGGTCGTCCCCGTGCTGCGACGTCTGCACGAGGCCGTACGAGAGGCGTACGAGGCGGATTATCTGGGGACGAACATCCTGGGCTCAGGGCTCGATCTGGAACTCACGGTGCACGCCGGTGCCGGCGCGTACATCTGTGGTGAGGAAACCGCACTGCTCGACTCTCTCGAAGGACGGCGTGGCCAGCCCCGGCTGCGACCCCCCTTCCCCGCGGTCGCCGGTCTGTACGCCTGCCCCACTGTGGTGAACAACGTCGAGTCCATCGCCTCGGTTCCCGCGATCCTGAACCGGGGCAAGGACTGGTTCAAGTCGATGGGCAGCGAGAAGTCCCCCGGCTTCACGCTGTACTCGCTCAGCGGGCATGTCGCGGGCCCCGGACAGTACGAGGCGCCGCTCGGCATCACGCTGCGCCAGCTGCTCGACATGAGCGGCGGCATGCGCCCCGGCCACCGGCTGAAGTTCTGGACCCCGGGCGGCTCGTCGACCCCGATGTTCACCGACGAACACCTCGACGTACCGCTCGACTACGAGGGCGTCGGCGCCGCCGGTTCCATGCTCGGCACCAAGGCGCTCCAGTGCTTCGACGAGACGACCTGTGTCGTGCGGGCGGTCACCCGCTGGACCGAGTTCTACGCCCACGAGTCCTGCGGCAAGTGCACGCCCTGCCGCGAAGGCACCTACTGGCTGGTCCAGTTGCTCCGCGACATCGAGGCCGGCAAGGGACAGATGGCCGACCTCGACAAGCTGAACGACATCGCCGACAACATCAACGGCAAGTCCTTCTGCGCCCTCGGCGACGGAGCCGCCTCGCCGATCTTCTCCTCGCTGAAGTACTTCCGCGAGGAGTACGAGCAGCACATCACGGGCAAGGGCTGCCCCTTCGATCCCGCCAGGTCGACCGTCTGGGCCGACGACAAGAACGCTCACCAGGGGGTGAACGCATGA
- the nuoE gene encoding NADH-quinone oxidoreductase subunit NuoE, which yields MPQLPAPAYPAEVRARLEADAKEVIARYPDSRSALLPLLHLVQSEEGYVSRTGMAFCAELLGLTTAEVTAVATFYTMYRRRAGGDYQVGVCTNTLCAVMGGDAIFDRLKEHLGVGNDGPDMTTEDGKITLEHIECNAACDFAPVVMVNWEFFDNQTPESATHLVDDLIAGRTVEPTRGAPLCSYKETARILAGFPDERPGAVEASGGAGPASLIGLRLAKGEDPHPRVVAPRGSAPRGGQPHDPSPSEHLSSHDAPQQTSASDPDHPAGPTAEEGE from the coding sequence ATGCCGCAGCTCCCCGCCCCCGCCTACCCGGCCGAGGTGCGCGCCAGGCTCGAAGCGGACGCGAAGGAGGTGATCGCCCGCTACCCCGACAGCCGCTCCGCCCTGCTGCCCCTGCTGCACCTGGTGCAGTCCGAGGAGGGCTACGTCTCCCGTACGGGCATGGCGTTCTGCGCCGAGCTGCTCGGCCTCACCACCGCCGAGGTCACCGCGGTCGCCACCTTCTACACGATGTACCGGCGCAGGGCCGGCGGTGACTACCAGGTCGGTGTCTGCACCAACACCCTGTGCGCGGTGATGGGCGGCGACGCCATCTTCGACCGGCTCAAGGAGCACCTCGGCGTCGGCAACGACGGGCCCGATATGACAACCGAGGACGGGAAGATCACCCTCGAACACATCGAGTGCAACGCGGCCTGCGACTTCGCACCCGTGGTGATGGTCAACTGGGAGTTCTTCGACAACCAGACGCCCGAGAGCGCGACCCACCTGGTCGACGACCTGATCGCCGGGCGCACCGTCGAACCCACCCGCGGCGCCCCGCTCTGCTCGTACAAGGAGACCGCCCGGATCCTGGCCGGCTTCCCCGACGAGCGCCCCGGTGCCGTCGAAGCCTCCGGCGGCGCGGGCCCCGCCTCGCTGATCGGCCTCCGGCTCGCCAAGGGCGAGGACCCGCACCCGCGCGTCGTCGCGCCGCGCGGCAGCGCGCCGCGCGGCGGCCAGCCCCACGACCCGTCGCCGTCCGAGCACCTCAGCTCGCACGACGCACCGCAGCAGACCTCGGCCTCCGACCCGGACCACCCGGCCGGCCCGACCGCCGAGGAGGGGGAGTGA
- a CDS encoding NADH-quinone oxidoreductase subunit D, producing MSTPHATPRATTEGTVYTVTGGDWDEVVESAVKSDDERIIVNMGPQHPSTHGVLRLILEIDGETVTEARCGIGYLHTGIEKNLEFRNWTQGTTFVTRMDYLTPFFNEAAYCLGVEKLLGIEDQIPDRATILRVLLMELNRISSHLVCIATGGMELGATTIMIYGFRDRELVLDLFELITGLRMNHAFIRPGGLAQDLPPGAIDQLREFVKTMKKNLPEYDKLATGNPIFKARMQDVGYLDLTGCVALGVTGPMLRSAGLPHDLRKTDPYCGYENYEFDIPTADSCDAYGRFLVRLEEMRQSLRIVEQCIDRLAPGPVMVADKKIAWPAQLALGPDGLGNSLDHIKKIMGTSMEALIHHFKLVTEGFRVPAGQTYTAVESPKGELGVHVVSDGGTRPYRVHFRDPSFTNLQAMAAMCEGGQVADVIVAVASIDPVMGGVDR from the coding sequence ATGTCTACTCCCCACGCAACGCCCCGGGCGACGACCGAGGGGACTGTATATACAGTCACCGGCGGCGACTGGGACGAGGTCGTCGAGTCCGCGGTCAAGTCCGACGACGAGCGCATCATCGTCAACATGGGCCCCCAGCACCCGTCCACGCACGGCGTGCTGCGGCTGATCCTGGAGATCGACGGCGAGACCGTCACCGAGGCCCGCTGCGGCATCGGCTACCTCCACACCGGCATCGAGAAGAACCTCGAATTCCGGAACTGGACGCAGGGCACCACCTTCGTCACGCGCATGGACTATCTGACGCCCTTCTTCAACGAGGCGGCGTACTGCCTGGGCGTCGAGAAGCTCCTCGGCATCGAGGACCAGATCCCCGACCGGGCCACCATCCTGCGCGTGCTCCTGATGGAGCTCAACCGGATCTCCTCGCACCTGGTGTGCATCGCCACCGGCGGCATGGAGCTCGGCGCCACCACGATCATGATCTACGGATTCCGCGATCGTGAACTCGTTCTCGATCTCTTCGAGCTGATCACCGGCCTGCGCATGAACCACGCGTTCATCCGCCCCGGCGGACTCGCCCAGGACCTGCCGCCCGGCGCGATCGACCAGCTGCGCGAGTTCGTGAAGACCATGAAGAAGAACCTGCCGGAGTACGACAAGCTCGCCACCGGCAACCCCATCTTCAAGGCCCGTATGCAGGACGTCGGCTATCTCGACCTGACCGGCTGCGTGGCCCTCGGCGTCACCGGACCGATGCTGCGCTCCGCCGGGCTCCCGCACGACCTGCGCAAGACCGACCCCTACTGCGGGTACGAGAACTACGAGTTCGACATCCCCACCGCCGACAGCTGCGACGCCTACGGTCGCTTCCTCGTCCGCCTGGAGGAGATGCGCCAGTCGCTGCGGATCGTCGAGCAGTGCATCGACCGGCTCGCCCCCGGCCCCGTGATGGTCGCCGACAAGAAGATCGCCTGGCCGGCCCAGCTCGCGCTCGGCCCGGACGGGCTCGGCAACTCGCTCGACCACATCAAGAAGATCATGGGCACCTCCATGGAGGCCCTGATCCACCACTTCAAGCTGGTGACCGAGGGCTTCCGGGTCCCGGCCGGACAGACGTACACCGCGGTCGAGTCCCCCAAGGGCGAACTCGGCGTGCATGTCGTCTCGGACGGCGGCACCCGCCCCTACCGGGTCCACTTCCGCGACCCGTCCTTCACCAACCTCCAGGCCATGGCGGCGATGTGCGAGGGCGGCCAGGTCGCCGACGTCATCGTCGCCGTCGCGTCCATCGACCCCGTGATGGGAGGCGTCGACCGGTGA
- a CDS encoding NADH-quinone oxidoreductase subunit C: MSGNDNHDEQSNNNGVPAPRDETGEVIGVRKGMFGADNGGDTSGYGGLVRTVTLPGATSRPYGGWFDEVADELEGALEEQDLLPANAIEKTVVDRGELTFHIAREHLVRVAQTLRDDPALRFELCTGVSGVHFLGDKGRELHAVYHLRSLTHGRLIRLEVSAPDSDPHVPSLVAVYPTNDWHERETYDFFGLIFDGHPALTRIMMPDDWQGFPQRKDYPLGGIAVEYKGAQIPAPDQRRSYS; this comes from the coding sequence ATGAGCGGGAACGACAACCACGACGAACAGAGCAACAACAACGGCGTGCCCGCGCCGCGCGACGAGACCGGCGAGGTCATCGGCGTACGCAAGGGCATGTTCGGCGCCGACAACGGCGGTGACACCTCCGGCTACGGCGGCCTCGTCCGCACCGTGACCCTGCCGGGCGCCACGTCCCGTCCGTACGGCGGCTGGTTCGACGAAGTCGCCGACGAGCTCGAAGGGGCCCTGGAGGAACAGGACCTGCTTCCCGCCAACGCCATCGAGAAGACCGTCGTCGACCGCGGCGAACTCACCTTCCACATCGCCCGCGAGCACCTCGTCCGGGTCGCGCAGACCCTGCGCGACGACCCGGCGCTGCGCTTCGAGCTCTGTACGGGGGTGAGCGGCGTCCACTTCCTCGGCGACAAGGGCCGTGAGCTGCACGCCGTCTACCACCTGCGCTCGCTCACGCACGGTCGGCTGATCCGCCTGGAGGTGTCGGCCCCGGACAGCGATCCGCACGTCCCGTCCCTCGTCGCGGTCTATCCGACCAACGACTGGCACGAGCGCGAGACCTACGACTTCTTCGGGCTCATCTTCGACGGGCACCCCGCCCTCACCCGGATCATGATGCCGGACGACTGGCAGGGCTTCCCGCAGCGCAAGGACTATCCGCTCGGCGGCATCGCCGTCGAGTACAAGGGCGCCCAGATCCCGGCTCCGGACCAGCGGAGGTCGTACTCCTGA
- a CDS encoding NADH-quinone oxidoreductase subunit B family protein, with product MGLEEKLPSGFVLTTVEQAAGWVRKSSVFPATFGLACCAIEMMTTGAGRYDLARFGMEVFRGSPRQADLMIVAGRVSQKMAPVLRQVYDQMPNPKWVISMGVCASSGGMFNNYAIVQGVDHIVPVDIYLPGCPPRPEMLMDAILKLHQKIQSSKLGVNAEEAAREAEDAALKALPLIEMKGLLR from the coding sequence ATGGGACTCGAAGAGAAGCTGCCCAGCGGCTTCGTGCTGACCACTGTCGAGCAGGCCGCCGGCTGGGTACGGAAGTCCTCCGTCTTCCCTGCCACCTTCGGCCTCGCCTGTTGCGCCATCGAGATGATGACGACCGGGGCCGGGCGCTACGACCTGGCCCGTTTCGGGATGGAGGTCTTCCGCGGATCGCCGCGGCAGGCGGATCTGATGATCGTGGCAGGACGGGTCAGCCAGAAGATGGCTCCCGTCCTGCGGCAGGTCTACGACCAGATGCCCAACCCCAAGTGGGTGATCTCCATGGGAGTTTGCGCATCATCGGGCGGAATGTTCAACAATTACGCCATTGTTCAGGGTGTTGATCATATTGTTCCGGTTGACATCTATTTGCCGGGTTGTCCGCCGCGGCCCGAGATGCTGATGGACGCGATCCTCAAGCTCCACCAGAAGATCCAGAGCTCCAAGCTCGGGGTCAACGCGGAGGAGGCCGCCCGCGAGGCGGAGGACGCGGCACTCAAGGCACTGCCCCTGATCGAGATGAAGGGGCTGCTGCGATGA
- a CDS encoding NADH-quinone oxidoreductase subunit A, whose protein sequence is MNAYAPILVLGALGAGFAIFSVVMATLIGPKRYNRAKLEAYECGIEPTPTPAGGGRFPIKYYLTAMLFIVFDIEIVFLYPWAVTFDALGIFGLVEMLLFVLTVFVAYAYVWRRGGLEWD, encoded by the coding sequence GTGAATGCCTACGCGCCCATCCTCGTGCTCGGCGCCCTCGGGGCAGGGTTTGCGATCTTCTCCGTGGTCATGGCCACGCTTATCGGCCCCAAGCGGTACAACCGGGCAAAGCTCGAAGCGTACGAGTGCGGTATCGAACCCACCCCCACTCCAGCCGGAGGCGGCCGCTTCCCCATCAAGTACTACCTGACGGCGATGCTCTTCATCGTCTTCGACATCGAGATCGTCTTCCTCTATCCCTGGGCGGTCACCTTCGACGCCCTGGGGATCTTCGGGCTCGTGGAGATGCTGCTCTTCGTGCTCACCGTCTTCGTCGCCTACGCGTATGTGTGGCGTCGCGGCGGCCTGGAATGGGACTGA
- a CDS encoding C40 family peptidase — protein MSHTAHIPSHRKPRRNASKTALRAGVAGGVLSTIAVAGAAGPAQAEPVTQTIEMPTITSGLSTAVAASAQATQQVAQDLQTQAQEDAAAATAAKAAKKAKAEAVRKAEAKKKAEAAAKAKAEAAERASRSTARTTLSATSGSTAGTAASTSSASSSSSSSSATGSAAAIVAFAQAQVGDAYVPGGTGPNSWDCSGLVQAAFRSINVDLPRVSQSQSTVGTQVSLSNLQPGDILYWGSAGSAYHVGIYVGNGQFVGAQNSSTGVVQRPLSYDPPSGAVRVL, from the coding sequence ATGTCCCACACCGCTCACATACCCAGCCACCGGAAGCCCCGCCGAAACGCCTCGAAGACGGCGCTGCGGGCCGGAGTTGCCGGTGGCGTCCTCAGCACCATCGCGGTCGCAGGCGCTGCCGGTCCGGCCCAGGCCGAGCCGGTGACCCAGACCATCGAGATGCCCACCATCACCTCCGGGCTCTCCACCGCCGTCGCCGCGTCCGCCCAGGCCACGCAGCAGGTCGCCCAGGACCTGCAGACGCAGGCCCAGGAGGACGCCGCAGCCGCCACCGCGGCCAAGGCCGCCAAGAAGGCCAAGGCCGAGGCGGTCCGCAAGGCAGAGGCCAAGAAGAAGGCGGAGGCGGCCGCCAAGGCCAAGGCGGAGGCCGCCGAGCGCGCTTCCCGCTCCACCGCCCGTACGACGCTCAGCGCGACCTCCGGCTCCACCGCCGGCACGGCCGCGTCCACGTCCTCCGCTTCCTCCTCTTCCTCCTCGTCGAGCGCGACCGGCTCCGCCGCGGCGATCGTCGCCTTCGCGCAGGCCCAGGTCGGCGACGCGTACGTGCCCGGCGGCACCGGCCCCAACTCGTGGGACTGCTCCGGCCTCGTCCAGGCCGCGTTCCGTTCGATCAACGTCGACCTGCCGCGCGTCTCGCAGTCCCAGTCCACCGTCGGCACCCAGGTCTCGCTGAGCAACCTCCAGCCGGGCGACATCCTGTACTGGGGCAGCGCGGGCAGCGCGTACCACGTCGGGATCTACGTGGGCAACGGCCAGTTCGTCGGTGCGCAGAACTCCAGCACCGGTGTGGTGCAGCGCCCGCTGTCCTACGACCCGCCGTCGGGCGCGGTCCGCGTTCTCTGA
- a CDS encoding MFS transporter, with protein MTTPAATTPTERTALPPRTLLRGRLAVISVMLGIFSIVTTEILPIGLLTSIGSDFAVSDGTAGLMMTMPGLLAAVSAPLVTVATARVDRRLMLCAFMLLLALADFLTAAATDYRLVLVARVMVGVTIGGFWSVAAGLAGRLVRPASAGRATAVIFSAVPLGSVLGVPAGTFIGGLAGWRTAFVVMGVLSMGVLALMLLVVPPLPPTQVTRASLLRTVLNRPGTRFALLLTFLIVLSHFATYTYVTPFLEQVTHAGPTVITVFLLVYGAAGIVGNFVGGALVTRRPRAAVALAAGLIAAATALLPVLGRWEAGAVALLVVWGVAYGAVPVCSQTWFAKAAPDAPEAASVLFTASFQATFALGALAGGAVLDSLSVSAVMLLGGAVAALVVVVVAATGTGSGRLGVRGRRE; from the coding sequence ATGACCACCCCCGCGGCCACCACCCCCACCGAACGCACCGCCCTCCCTCCCCGCACCCTCTTACGCGGTCGGCTCGCCGTCATCTCCGTCATGCTGGGCATCTTCTCGATCGTCACCACCGAGATCCTGCCCATCGGCCTGCTCACCTCGATCGGGTCCGACTTCGCCGTCTCCGACGGCACCGCGGGCCTGATGATGACCATGCCCGGACTCCTCGCGGCGGTCTCCGCCCCCTTGGTCACCGTGGCGACGGCACGTGTCGACCGGCGCCTGATGCTCTGCGCCTTCATGCTCCTGCTGGCCCTGGCCGACTTCCTCACCGCCGCCGCGACCGACTACCGCCTCGTCCTGGTCGCCCGGGTGATGGTCGGGGTCACCATCGGCGGCTTCTGGTCCGTCGCGGCCGGACTGGCCGGCCGGCTGGTCCGCCCGGCGTCGGCCGGCCGGGCGACAGCGGTGATCTTCTCGGCCGTCCCGCTGGGCTCCGTGCTCGGCGTTCCCGCCGGTACGTTCATCGGCGGCCTGGCCGGCTGGCGGACCGCGTTCGTCGTCATGGGGGTGCTGAGCATGGGCGTACTGGCCCTGATGCTCCTGGTGGTCCCGCCCCTGCCGCCGACGCAGGTCACCCGCGCGAGCCTGCTGCGCACCGTGCTCAACCGGCCCGGCACCCGGTTCGCCCTGCTCCTCACCTTCCTCATCGTGCTGTCGCACTTCGCGACGTACACCTATGTCACCCCCTTCCTGGAGCAGGTCACGCACGCCGGTCCGACGGTGATCACGGTGTTCCTGCTGGTCTACGGCGCCGCCGGGATCGTCGGCAACTTCGTCGGCGGCGCACTCGTGACGCGCCGCCCGCGCGCCGCGGTCGCCCTCGCCGCGGGACTGATCGCCGCCGCGACCGCGCTGCTCCCGGTCCTGGGCAGGTGGGAGGCCGGAGCCGTCGCGCTGCTGGTCGTCTGGGGTGTCGCCTACGGTGCGGTGCCGGTCTGCTCGCAGACCTGGTTCGCCAAGGCCGCGCCCGACGCGCCCGAAGCGGCGTCCGTCCTCTTCACCGCGTCCTTCCAGGCGACCTTCGCCCTCGGCGCCCTGGCGGGCGGAGCCGTCCTCGACAGCCTGTCCGTGTCGGCGGTCATGCTGCTGGGCGGCGCGGTCGCGGCTCTCGTGGTGGTCGTCGTGGCCGCGACGGGGACAGGCTCGGGGCGCCTCGGCGTCCGGGGGCGGCGGGAGTGA